From a single Candidatus Izimaplasma bacterium HR1 genomic region:
- the oppB gene encoding Oligopeptide transport system permease protein OppB: protein MIITFIITVFLFFVFIKLIPDNHIPAPLSGDDWYEIYKAREGWDKPIIVQFGLWVRNIFEDGSFGFSVLLKRDVSSAYFSKIPASIRINIVPYFLSIPFAIVIGVIAALKKNQLTDTIISIGIMVFISVPYFVVAVLSQYLFYFKLGWAPDYKIATTSEFAELGTWYGLSTYILPVVVLTISAIPGFARSVRAELTEQLTQDYMLLAISKGLTRRQAVFRHALKNALVPFLPAIFIGVIGIMSGGIITERIFRVDGTGRLYLQAFNGRDYALLMLINTFGQFLTLVSAIIGDLSYTLFDPRVRVGSGRLS from the coding sequence ATGATAATTACATTCATTATTACAGTTTTTCTGTTTTTTGTATTCATTAAACTGATTCCAGATAATCATATACCTGCTCCATTATCAGGTGATGATTGGTATGAAATTTACAAAGCGAGAGAAGGATGGGATAAACCTATCATTGTTCAATTTGGACTTTGGGTAAGAAATATTTTTGAAGATGGTTCATTTGGATTTTCAGTATTACTGAAACGTGACGTGTCTTCAGCGTATTTCTCAAAAATACCTGCGTCTATTAGAATCAATATTGTTCCGTATTTCTTAAGTATCCCCTTTGCCATTGTTATAGGGGTTATTGCCGCGCTTAAGAAAAATCAACTTACGGATACAATAATATCCATTGGGATAATGGTATTTATATCCGTTCCCTATTTTGTTGTCGCCGTACTTTCCCAGTACTTATTCTATTTTAAATTGGGATGGGCGCCAGATTATAAGATTGCGACGACCTCGGAATTCGCAGAATTAGGTACTTGGTATGGACTCTCAACATACATTTTACCTGTAGTAGTATTAACTATTTCAGCAATACCAGGATTTGCAAGATCTGTACGTGCTGAGTTAACAGAACAATTAACTCAAGATTATATGTTACTTGCAATTTCTAAAGGACTTACAAGAAGACAAGCCGTGTTTAGACACGCGCTTAAAAATGCGCTGGTGCCATTCTTACCAGCAATCTTTATCGGTGTTATTGGTATCATGAGTGGTGGTATCATAACCGAACGTATTTTCCGTGTAGATGGGACAGGACGTCTCTATTTACAAGCATTTAATGGTCGTGACTACGCACTGTTAATGTTAATTAACACATTCGGACAGTTCTTAACGCTGGTTTCAGCGATTATTGGGGACTTATCGTATACACTATTTGACCCTAGAGTTCGTGTAGGAAGTGGGAGATTATCATGA